Below is a genomic region from Lemur catta isolate mLemCat1 chromosome 15, mLemCat1.pri, whole genome shotgun sequence.
GCAAAAGCAGGGAACTGACTGGGACCAGTTGTCCACCATCTTTTAGTGTTGGCCTTGAGTACAGATTTAAAGAAAGCTAACGGAATACAAAGCACTGATGTGAAGAGACTTTATAAACGCACAGTGGGTATGTCATGCCCAGCTGTCACCCCACCTTTCTCCTGAGAAGATTAAACTTATCAGGAAGGATGCAGTTATCCACTAGGGATCAGGCCTGAGATGTCAGACCTCAGAGTAAAGGACTTATGGCAGGTGGTCTCTAAAAATAAGGAAGACTAAGATTTGGATACaggatgacttaaaaaaaaaatctcttctcctGGGATGAGctgtttaaaacaaataaaaatactttctggTTTGACCCATTTCTGAGTCATGCTATGGCTTGAACTGTAAGGAAAACAGTTCAAACCTCTTTTGCAtagcttccccccccccccccccatagaGGTGGGGACAAGAAAACAtagaatttttaatgaatattaaagaggcataacttcaaattttaaaatggccCCAAACAtcccattatttattttgctgattGGTGACATGCCACAGGGAATCATGAGTCAAGGGTTTAGCCAGATGTGCTGTGGGTCAAATGACTCATGGACTTATCAAGCAGGCCGTGTTCTTGGAAGTCTATCCAGTGTCTGGTCTGGGCCTGCTGGTAGCAGTCCTGCAGTGGAACTTAGGCACGTAGTGAGGTATTTGGCACCACTTCCCTAGACCCCAGCCCACGCCCTCCGCCCACCCTCAGAGCCGATCAGCCTCTTCATCTCAGTGCCCTTGGAGGGGGAGGGTTTCACGGGCTCCTGCTACTGTCTTGCTCTTGTGTGTTGCTGCTGGTATGTTTCAAATGCTGCTGGAGACACGGGTTCGGAGCTGTTTTCCTTGTAGTAAGTCCAATAGGCAACTGCCCCATGGGCTTCTCCCCTGGGCCAGtggtggtttcattttttttttcttttctcatacttGTAGTAGGGGCTCCGCAACATGAAAAGCAGAAGTATGAAAGGGATGAGTAAGTAGGGGACATAGACAGTTACAAGGGTTAATCGTTCATGCAAAGTCTCAGGTCCTTTGAAACCACTGGCTTTGGAGAAATCCTCAAATAAAAGTGTGAAGAGAATTGGAAGTAAAGTTGTCATGGTGTGAACTGAGTAGATGATTGCAGGGGTTCGGATCCACTTGCAGCTTCCTGaagtagaggaaaagaaaaaggtaaggGCCAGAGGTCTGCTTGGGACTCCAAGGATGTCTATGACATTCTCTACCCTGTCTCTGCTTGCCTGCTCCCCTCAGTCAAACCTTTCTGTCCCGTTCTCTAAGTGGAAAGTCAGAACAAATGGAAAAGTGGATGTTACACTGCTCAACGTGCAAACTTACATGACAGCTGGGACCCCAGCTGACTGCCAAAGGACCAAGGGTGGGGGCTGGAATATAATTCAGAAAAACTCTAGGCAGTAAAACTGCCATTACCAGTTAGACCTAAATCCCTGTCCTACAGCATCTGTGCATGAAATAATTACATACAGGTGACAAGATCAAGAGGCGGACTCTGACTCTGGGGGACTCCAGTGGGAGATAAGCATTTTCAGCTGTACTAGGTTAGGTACCAAATACACAGGTATGGCCAGGCcacctttttaataaaagcattaaTTATATGAGAACAttgtaagaataaattttaaatgagaagttAAGCCCTTTATGGATTAGCTGGATGCTACTGCTTATAAGTCAGTATGATACTAtccaaagtagaaaaataaaaaccaatgataaattctgtgggggaaaaaaaccaaaagggaACAAGCTCATCCTTTAAGTGGCCTCAGGTGTTACGTGTGTGAGAGAGATTTCTAGATAACTGAAGCAGCCATGCAGCCCACAGTCAATCTAGGCCACATTAATGTCCCCGTTACAGGATCTGGCTATTTCCCTAGATCCGATGGCACCCTCATACAAACTATGGGACCACTCCCCTCTCCTTGGAGATACTTTTCCAAAAGATTTCTGAGCAAAAATGGGACCTCCCCACCATTTACCAACCTTTGAAGAAGGCATACGTCgcaaagggaaagaaaggcagCTGAAACACAAGCTCGCAGAACAAGAAGGACTTAAACCACACCGGGGGATCCTGTAGCAGAGGGTCTTTGAACTCCTTGGCGTACCACTTCAGCAGGTTTCTAAGCTAGAAAAAGACAATGATCATGATGAATTACAGCCACCTGGCCCTGGAGAGGCTCAGCTCCAACTCATTTGAAGACACTGGATGAGTCCATCGTTACTTAGCCCCCTTGGCAGATGGCACACCCAGCTTGCTTTGGTGACATGGCCTAGACACAGTCATTTAGTAAAACCTTACTAGCCCTAATGCAAATGCTACCTTTTCTGAAGTTTCCCTCAACTCTTCTAGCTCCTCCGTTGTGCTACCCAGCATTTGTTCATAGCCCCGTGACCACACATATCCAGGAGTTAAGACACATATCCACTGTCATGAACCAACAATACATACCTGGCACTTCGTAGGCACTCAGGATGTTCACGGAATGGACAAACGTGACATTTCTGCCAACAATatcattctttgttttaaaaaaaagggaaaaccatCCTGACATTTTTCCTTTCACAACATACATCATACACCAAAGGCCAGATTCCCTCgaatacagaaatgaaatgaatttccctctccttttttgtggggggaggtgGTGATGGAAAGGGAGGTAAATCTAACCTCTGTGGAGATACAACTTTTGATGCTTTATTAAGCCAGTATCGCAAGTAAGTTCCTTATCATTCTTACTTCCCctaattctaaattttttctttgagaagaCCAATAGGATATTAGTGCAAGAACAAAGTCTGCCCCAACCCACAAACTAAACATCTTGTAGGCTGTGCAAGTCTTGAGAGTTAGCGGTCTCTGTTTTAGCTTGGGCCCCACCCTTATAATCCTCCTGTCGAATACAAAGATGCAGATCCGTGTTGACGTGGCTACAGGCAGAGACTGAGGCTGCCCGTTTTCTGCTTTTATAGGAGCCCAGCGGCTCGGGCTCTCAGCTTTATGTGGACTACTGAAAGTCTGTCGCATTTAACCTTCTGGAGGTGGCCTTGTCCCAACACACATGCCTTCAAAGCCAAGTAGGTCTTGATGTTATGATGAATAAAGGCAACTCCAGGGTAAGAATTTGTCTCACCATGGAAAATCCAAGGAcatttttcctgttaatttttaACCAAAAGATAAAGGCTCACTGTTGTGAAATAGAAGCCTCACCACAGCAAGTGAGCTTTAAGCAAATAGCCAGAAACAAACATTCTGTTGGCATAACATTAATTTCAGAAAGGCTCTGGCTAGATAACCGATTTATTGACCAATCTctaatttatatttgatttgaaatgaaaattcatgGCAATACCATTTGCTTACTTCTGAGGACAGTAACATGGTGGGAAATACTCGTAAAGGTTAAGTACTGTCCCTCTCCAGGGCTCTATATCCTTGTCTGGAAAATGAGCAACTTggactaaactttttttttttttttaagatcctttttttgtttttagattacttttaaaaatactggagGAAACCACCTGTTCTAAAAGATTTACCGTAGAATTTAAAAGGCATTCTGGTCCATTTGAACTTCATTTCCTATTTAATTTGTATAGAATCTCTCAGATTCACCTACTTCATAAACTGAGGCAGACTTACACAGTGCTATAATTTCTAAGGGCTGCAGAATgagattagcaaaaaaaaaaaaaaaaaaaaaaaaaaaatcaaaaataatctAATCAGCCAGCTCTCATAATCAGTTAGGACCCAATCACTTGCCCACAGTTATATACCAGCTACCTAATGCGAGGAGGCGGCCCAGGCCCCCaggagagtggggaggagtgTGGGACCTGGGGCAGAGTGCCTGCTCTGGCAAAGCCTTTAATCTTTCTACACTAGCTTCCCCATCTATACAGTAGGGCCAGTAATAGTGCTCACCCCACTGTTGTAATATACAATGAGCTAACACAGATAGTCTTTAGAACCATGGCAATAAGATTATTTAAACATAATACTGGAAGATGTTCCAGTTTAATCCCATTAAAATCACAGCATGTATTTGACCATTAATAATTCCTTAAGATTCTCCaaaaagatattattaataaaaccgTTTCCATTTATACCTGACTCATATTTGACTCAACTCACCATTGTTATCCATTAAGAGATTCACCTGGCCTGCACACTGGCTTTCTAAACCAGAGGTTGCCACTGAACAACCTTGCACTTTGCTAATTTAGACTGAGAACACGGACTGATTTCAGATCCAGATACATGCTCACCTGCTTTTCCTTAGATTAACAGAAGCAATGTTACCCAGCTGCAAATGATAACACAAAATGCTTCTCATCCTTTCCTTCCTATGTTCTaatccaaaataaattattttactgtttaatAATAGTTTTCCAAGTGTTGATTTGGttcaaaccacaaaaaaattctaatttgcaAATTTCAGCCCAACCATTTTGTGATCTCACATAGGCTTTTTTAGTTCTAGGGAAAAATTTCTTCTATTTAGGGAGGAAAAACAGATGttaaattttggtatttttcaaagAGAATCTGAGAATAACTCCaggcttttattgttattttcccCATACGGAAGCAACAAAATCACCATTCCTTACCTCAATGCAGCAAGTGAATAGAGGCACAGGCCTTCCAGGCCAGGATGCCCCTGTGCTAAAGCCttctaactctaactctaactcCTCTAACACTCTAACTCTCCAACTCTAACTCTCTctctcgctcgctcgctcgcttcGCCCGCTCGCCAGGTCCTGCCTGCATTGGCCTTTGGCCTTTTGCAGTaagacaacattaaaaaaaattttaccaaatCAAATTTATACATTTACATGGGGTCTTTATGATGCCGGGCACCTTTTCATTGTGTTCTGTGAGTGGTGAACAAGGGCTTGTGGGAGAATGGCACattcagaaaggagaaaggaaccaGCGGCTGTTAGGTCTGGAAGGTCTGTATGGACTAACACACTAATTACCAAGTATTAAAGGGACCCATAACATCAGAGATTATAAACACGCAGCCTGAGTTTTTTTGGCCATATAGGTTTCAAAATCACAGATATGGCAATACTATAGTAGGTTCTCCTTTTTTTCAGGGAACCAGTGGTCAGCACGGAGCTGCAATGACCTCTTTAGAAAGGATATGCACTATCTGGCTTTGTggcaggctgaataatggcctccaaagatgtccatgtcctaatcccttgAACCTGTGACTCTATttggcaaaagggactttacagatatgattaagttaaggatgtTAAGACGGGGAGATTTTCCTGGGTTATCTGGTGGGCCCTGAATGTATTACAAGCGTCCTTAGAAAAGTGAGGCATAAGGAGATTTGACCACAGAAGAGAAGGCGGTAATGTGACAACCTGAAGCAGAGACTgaagtgatgcagccacaagccaaggaacattGACGGCCACCAGAAACTTGAAGAAGCAAGGAACAGATTTCCCCCTAGAAACCTGAAAAGGAACCaggcctgctgacaccttgattctaGCCCTGTAAGGTTCATTTCAAACTTCTCACTGCCAGAACTGTTAAAAGAGTGTCTGTGTTAAGTCACTCCATTTGTGGTAActtattacagcagcaatagcaAACCAAAACACTCTGtacatatatttgaatttataatttaaccCAAATCTCTTATATAACTATAAGTCATATAAGACTTATaagttggctgggcgcggtggctcacacctgtaatcctagcactttgggaggccaaggcaggatcgCTGGacatcaggagttcgagaccagcctgagcaagagcaagacccccccccccccgtttctactaaaaaaaaagaaagaaattagctggacaactaaaaatatatagaaaaaattagccgggcatggtggcgcatgcctatagtcccagctactcgggaggctcaggcagtaggattgcttgagcccaggagtttgaggctgctgtgagctaggctgatgcctcggcactctagcccaggcaacagagtgacactctgtctcaaaaaaaaataagacttctAAGTTGAGGCTATAGAGCCCTCACCTGCCCAAGACAACCAACCAGTTCTTGGAAGAACCAAGTCCCCAGGCTGCTATCCAATGCTCTTGCCACACACTACCCATGCTTTTCTAAAGGAAAAGGTCAGAGGTCTTCTCATTTATTCCTGGttctagaaacaaacaaaaaggagacTTATGGGAGTGGGGGAAACATTCttgagcagtggttctcaacctttttGGGAGGATTAGACCCCTGGAAAAGTCGATGGGAGCTACAGACTCTCCTTTCAGGAAACACAAGGCATAAGCAACTTTTGCACACACTCTTTTGAGAGTTCATGATCCTCAGATTAAGCACGCTGTCCTGCAGAGAAAAAGCatttaaggagaaagagaaaaagcatttaaggagaaagagaaaaagcatttaagGAGAAACAGAGGCAAAATCAGATCTTTAGGTACACAAGTCAGTTTAGTCCACAGTTCTGCAGACAGGTTGGAGAGACAGAACTGAAGACAGGAATTCCATGGAAGAAGGTTACAgtgttcagaaaagaaaaaacaaaaaaacaaaacaaaacaggagctctgaaggggaaaaaaaggccatTAAAACAAAGTTTAGGGTCAAGAATGCTCTCCCAGCAACCAGGAAGCAGCGCTATTCGCCTCAGGGGATCCTTCTTACTCGAAccaaatattaaaagtaatttgaaaagGTGTCATTAATTTACTCCTAAGCTTTTGAAGTTGCTGAATCCTGATCTTGAAGCAGTGACAATGTGTGAAGGCCCAAACTACACCAATCAAGGTGCTAAACTTTTAGACGGGCCTAATTCTACTcggatttttttctttgggattAGACTAGTATTTTATAGCCCTTCCGAAgaacacaaatttaaaacaaatccaACACGTGATTTTAGACACTGGCTACTTCCCTCCAACACTGACAACTGACCAGAGACGGAATCGTGGGAGCCTTAAACATACCCAGGGAAGAAATAAAGGCAACAAAGCATTTGTCCTTGCAGCTTCGGAGAAGAGTCTGGGATAAAGAAAAAGCCCGAGGAAGACGTCCAGCTGAAGTTAGGTAAGGAGTGGGTGGGAGAATGGGAAGGGCCCAAGGAAGGCGGGAGGGGACAGGGGGCAGAACTGGACCCCTGGACggacggggagggggagggcctgCGGGACGCCGGGGCGCGACCGCACGTGCGGACGGGCCTCAGACTGACGGCCCCGCGGGCCGGGACAGACCGGGCGCCCCTCACCTCGTCCGGGTAGAGTTCGCGCGGCAGCACCGCCTGCAGGTCCATGAACAGGGTGATGGGGATGTGGCTGAGGAAGTAGACGCCCAGCAGCAACTCCACGCAACGCCTGGCGCCCGGAACCCCCATCGTCGGTCGGCTGGGCCTGGACCCGCTGGTGTAGGAAGAGGCCCCGCTGCGCGCTCTGTCTCGGGTCCGGCGCCTcggccgccgccccgcccccgtgAGGCTACGCAGGCCTCTCCCATTGGCTGACGGGGAGGCTGGGGCGCGTGAGCAGGGGGCGGGGCTCCCCGCAGGGCGCGCCCATTGGCTCGTCTGAGTGTAGCGCGTAGAGAAGGCGCCCCACAAACTGTTTCCATTGGCCGCCGGGCGTGCCGCGTGGGCTGGGGCTCAGCCACGTCAGATAGTGAGCGTGCGCGGCGTGCTGATCCCGGATGCTGGAAGGCGCGCGAGGGTCCGGCGTGTACGCGGGGCGCGTGGTGCCTTGGACTCCGGGCAGCTGCTGGCGGTGGTCGCTTTCGCCTGTGACTGCATTCACTCACTCTGTTCGCGTAGTATGGACCGGCGCCCGCTAGTGCTGGGCCGTGGCGCTCCCAGCGCAGGGGGTGGGGCCGCAGAGCGGGGCCGGCAGACGAGGCTTTGCGGTGCGCGGGATCCCGgcgtggctggggtgggggcctcaTTTAAAGGAACAGAGGAGACGGACTCGAGCGATGTAGTAGGAGGTACAGTGACAGGACTTGGTGATTGGCGTGGAGAATGAGGGGGATCAAGATTCGTTTACGCATTCAGCAGATACTGATCTTCCACTCTCCGCTGGGCCCGGGTCTGGACTGGAGCAGGATAGATGGGGCTGTCGTTTGCTGCGAAGAGGGGAAGTGAGTACAGGTGAAGGTAATTCGGTTTTGGCCATGCTGACACTGAGCAGTCTGCAGCATGAGTGGAGGCAGCTGGTAGATCTTGGGTGAACCTGTCTGGACGTGCAGATTTGTGAGGCATCAGCGTTTGATGGAGAACAAGGCCTGGAAGAGATCCTAGACGGGCTCCAGCCGCAGGAGTCAATGGGAAGAGGGGACTGAGATAGCGATGGACAAGCAAGAGTGTGATGTCacggggaaggagggagggtaaGGCCTGCCAGGTGCCCCTGTGGAGAACACGTGTggtgtggtgggggcaggagccaggtAAGAGCAGGGCAAGGAGTAAGAAAGTGGGGAAATGGAGGCGAGGAATGTAGACATCTGGTCACGAAGGGAGGAGAGACGAGGGACAGTTGCTGAAGGGAGATGTACTCAAGAGAGGGTGTATTTGTCTTTCATTTGAGAGACGTGAGCTTGTTTAGATTCTGTTTGAAGTGTCTGGACACGGGGAGAGGTTGTCCATACAGTAGGAAGAGAGCAAGAAATGTGGCTCAAGGCCCTTGAGGTGGAGGGAGTGGAAGGATTGGGGTTAGGTCTGAGTAGGTCTGTGCTCTCTTGGGTGGGCACCAGGGAACTGGGACAGGGGAGTTGCTGGCAGTGTTGAGGGCCCAGTTGAGGTGGGTGACCACTGATCTCCTAGGCTGTGTGCTTTTCTCTAGTGTGGCGTCTGCTCAGAAAAAGGTGGTTGGAGTCATCCAGAGTTGGGattcagaaagagaaaggtgatttTGAGGCGTTGAACAAGAGAGTGGATGAAGTGGAGGTATCGCACAGTTCCCACTGGGCAGGGAGAGATGTGAggccagaggcaggcagggagaaaGTGGAGAAGTGAGCGGATGAGAGGCCCTGCTGAGGAAGACGTGCTAATGCGATGGGAGTCTCTGGACCAGTGGGCTGAGAGGGTGGGAGATCATGCCAGGGGGTGCAATGTCTGAGTTCCTGGTGTCAGGAAGGGGTTCTTCCCATAGGAGGGTGTGGCTGAAATGGAGcggagaggaagaggggaaggtcTTTGGGGATGAGGTCAAGGGATGGAGCCCGAAGGCCACCTAGGATGGTGGTGGCGATCAGGTGGTGAGGAGGCTGGTGTATAAGGGCAGTTACCAGGAGGAAGGTGGACACAGGTTGAGGGGGGAGGGGAAACGGTGTGGACATGGCcttggggagcagggaggctggtgaccctcaccctaaccctgatGAATGTGGGAAAGCGAGCAGCCTGTGCTGGAGAGGGCTGTGAGGAAGCTGACTTCTAGAGAGAGCCAGGTGCCACTTACTGCAGGAGGTAACGGCTGAGGGTGTGGAAGGGtttggctggggaggaggggatgtctACCAGAGGAGAACAATCAGAGCTGCATGGAAGGAGACAGCAGGAGAGGGGTGTGGAGGTTCCTTGGTGGGTGAGGAGCAAGGGATGAACAGCATGGGTGGCTGAGCATTGTGAAAACAGCAAGTTCTGATGTCTCCTGGGTTTCTCAGGTCGGCCTTGCCCAGGACCCCAGTGCTGCAGCCAGAGTGAGGGAGAGATGTGCAGTGCTGTTCCTCCTGCTCCAAGTGCTCCAAGGGGGGAACTGTGCTAGGGGAGAGAACTGTGTTCCCTGTACGAGGGGCTCAGGCAGGGAGGACTCAGAACtagctgctgcttttttttccagaaaaaacaaGCTGATGCCTGGGGAACCTTAGGTCACCTGAGGAAAGAGAGGGTTTGTTTCACAATGTAAAGCTTTAAGGCAAGTTGCTCCTTTCCAGCCTGTCCTCCAGCCTCCAGGTTTACGtacagtagtccctccttatccaCGGTTTCACTTACCCATGCTCCCGAAATATTCAATGGAAATgcctagaaataaacaattcataagttttaaattgtacaccatcctgccctgtcctgcccaggATGTGAACTGTCCTTTGTCCAGCATGTTCACActgtccccactccccacccattagtcacttagtagccatctccGTTATCAGATGGACCATCCAGGTATCAGTGCTTGTGCTCAAGTAACCCCAATTTTACTTAGtcatggccccaaagcacaagagtagtgagatggcaattcagatatgccaagcagaagccataaagtgcttcctttaagtgaaaaggtgaaagttctcaacttagtaaagagaaaagaatgctgaggttgctaagatctacagtacAAGGTATtttgagagaccacattcacataccatttattacagtatattgttagaattgttctattttatcattGTTAATCTCTTCCTGTgcctaatttctaaattaaaccTTGTCATAGGTATGTacgtataggaaaaaacagtatatatagggttcagtactgtccttggtttcaggcatccaccgGGTCTCAGAATGCATTCTTCATGGATACAGGGGACTACTGTATATAGCTCTCCTCCATTCCCTGTCTCCAAACCATTCACCTGAAAAAGAATATGAAGGGCTGGGAGGGCCCTTATAAATAATTTAGGGCCTAACACTtcctgaagaaactgaggcatggagaggtaTACGTCCCAGGTCACAAAATGAGTGACAAGGCAGGGACTAGTACCCTGGTGTCCTGGCTCTTACAGGGGTCTGAATGGTGTTTATTTCAGGTCCCCTATCCCTAGGGCAGAGCTGTGTCCTCCCTGATAAGGTCCCCGAGCCCCTCCAGACCAGGCCCAGGGCCAGAAGAGGCCTGGCCAGAATGGCCCACTCTGTTCACAGCTGTACCCGTGCAGAGGGCCTGGCAACAGTGTGCCCCACCTTCCAGCACCCAGAGTGGCTCTACGGCCGTGGGGTACAGATCCTTGGAGAGCTCTTGATAACTGCTTGCTGGGGGGAGGgaacatgcctgtaatcctagccctctgggaggccgaggcgggtggatcgcttgaggtcaggagttcgagaccagcctgagcgagaccccgtctctactaaaaatagaaataaattatctagacaactaaaaatatatatagaaaaaaattagccgggcatggtggcgcatgcctgtagtcccagctactggggaggctgaggcagtaggatcgcttaagcccaggagtttgaggttgctgtgagctaggctgacgccacggcactcactctagcctgggcaacaaagtgagactctgtctccaaaaaaaaacaaaacaaaaaccctatatttatagtcaatttttttaatatcctaAAACGTACTTATGatgtagaaaaaagaatgaaaataaacaaatagattgCCTATGATTAAACATCTATCCATTTCTGGGACAGCACTTTatgtattttgcatatatttaaaattatggtaaaatataaaatatacataacataaaagttgCCAGTTTAACcatttcaagtgtacagttcagtggcattaaatacattcacattgtgcaaacatcaccactatctatctccagaacttttttatcttctCAGACTGAAAAGTCTGTACTCATTAACTCCtcactttctctccttcctcctcagcctctggtaaccaccattctactttctgtctccatggctttgactattctaggtacctcatataagtagaatcacacaatatttgttcttttgtgtctggcttatctcacttagcataacgtcttCAAGGTACATCCTTGATGTACATGTATgagaatttccttttgttttgagcCTGAATAATATcacattgtgtgtatatatcacatttatccattcatccttgatgaacatttgggttgttgccaccttttggctattgtgaataatgctgctatgaacactggtgtacaaatatctgttcacatcattgctttcaatttttttttttagagacaaggtcttgctctgtcacccaggctagagtgcaatggtctgatcatagctcactgcaaccttgaactcctgggtgcaagtgatccttccacctcaacctcccaagtcactgggactactGGCGCACACCACcgggcctggctaattttatttattttttatagagacagggtctcactacattgcccaggccggtcttcaactcctggcctcatgaaatctttctgccttgccctcccaaaatgctgagatttactgtgcccagcctcaagtCCTTATATATATACCCAGAGTGGAATTTGCTCCATCATTTTTGAGGAACTggcatagtgttttccatagcgtctgcaccattttacattcctaccagcaatgtacaagggttccaatttctccacttccttgccaatatttctataatattttctgataatttttaatcatttgctttaaatatatattttgccagAACTTTGTAGCTGCAGATTCAGGATAATTCTAATTATGCAAAATGTCTACCATATAAACTAATTGGAAAGTCCTCACTGGCAAACCAAGCAGTCAAAACAGATTcaccttctgtt
It encodes:
- the TMEM97 gene encoding sigma intracellular receptor 2 isoform X2; the protein is MGVPGARRCVELLLGVYFLSHIPITLFMDLQAVLPRELYPDELRNLLKWYAKEFKDPLLQDPPVWFKSFLFCELVFQLPFFPFATYAFFKGSCKWIRTPAIIYSVHTMTTLLPILFTLLFEDFSKASGFKGPETLHERLTLVTVYVPYLLIPFILLLFMLRSPYYKYEKRKKK
- the TMEM97 gene encoding sigma intracellular receptor 2 isoform X1 codes for the protein MGEACVASRGRGGGRGAGPETERAAGPLPTPAGPGPADRRWGFRAPGVAWSCCWASTSSATSPSPCSWTCRRCCRANSTRTRNLLKWYAKEFKDPLLQDPPVWFKSFLFCELVFQLPFFPFATYAFFKGSCKWIRTPAIIYSVHTMTTLLPILFTLLFEDFSKASGFKGPETLHERLTLVTVYVPYLLIPFILLLFMLRSPYYKYEKRKKK